atcagaacatatttcaccgttcttcatcctcatattcaatcggcactacataccaatttctattatattctaccTCACCTATTTCCTCGATCTATTCCGCTGTCGTACCCAAAAACAGTgtattactctattttcacgatatttcgaatcgctcatacgaacctgttatttttcatccagtcacgacataaatgcatgttaaatttttcgtacgcttactaatttgctcATGATCACAGGctaacatttcaatttttgtccgcatcttgacaatattcatgtacatttttacataagtatgacactttcgtttaatacgctcacccctcacatgacactgtaatttatcaggtattgtacaattttttcccacattttgacgttatccacataccgtttcagtgttatttttcgagaacagacattttttttataaatgtgctattttctacaagggggctatgtagtatcggtcgttatgttaagcccatatactttattctagcttctggccaagctaattcacctatatatcgtgagtcatattttgatcttgttaattattcgcttattaaccttgactgtatttttatatgagcgtatatgtgtgcacatttcgtatcttattcatcgcatgtctgtcgttaatttttatctgactataaatgttaattaacgcttgcttaaaatgagttgacttcccagccatctccactatgcatcatttttgcttcgctctcgagttggcttcctagCCATCTTAACCattcatcatctttgcttcgctcgcttacatttgctcatgtgcttacaactttctggtctgcatcattcatcaataaaaatgtagttgccgcttccttttgccttctgattttatacaccgttaagattggtataataacggttatcgaagtgaactattattgaagcacggcactacataacTGGTAATCCCGACGTACGAACGCGAAAACATAATTGGTTAGCCCGACATGCGAACACGCAACAGatttggaggcctcgccgaacgaacatggaccagaatcgacaacctcgacgtacgaactcacaacaTGATTGgcaagccgtatttggaacacgcagcAAGATTGGCAAcagcaacgagcgaacacaaatcaaaaatggaaccgccgacgacatatttcgttatgatccgaataatcatcatatgctcattattacaatgatgttatatcatcatctaacgtggaattattatttttgttcgtattgacattaaactatgacatttatgcagtcgaatcactaatcgaacaaattataattatatagacattacacgttatgatattcaaaactcactggattatttttattatccaatgacgtaaaatttttctgatttaagtgagttctttccaatttttttcatgtcattttcggtctaatattacactctatcatagacataagtttggagtcacactcccgatagtaggaacttatgttctcgacgcaactaatgttcattcatctcattggtacgcagcaatcgtcgtcTCCTACATTTTCAGCGACAAGCTAAACCAAACTTCCGCAATTTtcgtttcacgatgatccctactttaatgtctatacacaaatcaagtattcgacgccgcattaccagccgattattcattcacatgtataactaaatgctgcatcatccattaccCAGCAAAACTATTCGATTATTGcgattaattttctattctcattgcactgtacaccagaacatagagtttagagctagtctctcatagatacactcttgttcgtcacattcaagtcagtctcactcgccgtcatcgataatcatatgtattggtattttttatcacgccttaatacggtttcgtaacaaacgaggttgagcgcctatccctctaactacacaaaccactctAGGCTTCATGACCGAAAATgtatacgactccgcatatctcgtctcagtagtcactatcctgtccctctggtcattctactaatacgtatttaacaacttaacgcaaacgacaacgtacactgacttcgcattttattatcataatcaattgcagtacagcaatgaataccacctgttgatgcagtcatcgtcctacggctggattatttcttatcccacataaacttcagttatataaattcGAATACGCTCATCGCTAAGCGACtctatttactctactgcgggttatcagaacatatttcaccgttcttcatcctcatattcaatcggcactacataccaatttctattatattctaccTCACCTATTTCCTCGATCTATTCCGCTGTCGTACCCAAAAACAGTgtattactctattttcacgatatttcgaatcgctcatacgaacctgttatttttcatccagtcacgacataaatgcatgttaaatttttcgtacgcttactaatttgctcATGATCACAGGctaacatttcaatttttgtccgcatcttgacaatattcatgtacatttttacataagtatgacactttcgtttaatacgctcacccctcacatgacactgtaatttatcaggtattgtacaattttttcccacattttgacgttatccacataccgtttcagtgttatttttcgagaacagacattttttttataaatgtgctattttctacaagggggctatgtagtatcggtcgttatgttaagcccatatactttattctagcttctggccaagctaattcacctatatatcgtgagtcatattttgatcttgttaattattcgcttattaaccttgactgtatttttatatgagcgtatatgtgtgcacatttcgtatcttattcatcgcatgtctgtcgttaatttttatctgactataaatgttaattaacgcttgcttaaaatgagttgacttcccagccatctccactatgcatcatttttgcttcgctctcgagttggcttcctagCCATCTTAACCattcatcatctttgcttcgctcgcttacatttgctcatgtgcttacaactttctggtctgcatcattcatcaataaaaatgtagttgccgcttccttttgccttctgattttatacaccgttaagattggtataataacggttatcgaagtgaactattattgaagcacggcactacaatatAAACGATCCTAAAACATCAAGATAATGTAAGCTATGATTGGTAAATAAGCGAAGACAGACATAAACTGATATCTTAAATATAATTgactaattttatttttaaactgtCTTATTTCCTCTCTGTATTCTTGTCAGTATACTCCAGGATATTATTATCTAGTTCTTGATTAAACACTCTGGCAAATACCTGTATAATCTTTGCTATTTAGTCAAAACCCCAAGTAGTAACATCCTTACAGTTACTTCCTTTTGAAGAAGTTTTTAACTAAGCACATTGTACAGAAACTACTGAATTAAGTAAGTTATTAAACTGATTGCTACCAAAAACGTAACATTTTACTGGAAGTTATCTCTAACAATAATCAGATACTCATTACAAAATGATCACAAGGGCGAAAGTTATGACATTTTGCCCATATCACCAAAGGTACGGATAAATAGTGATTTAGCTATGACTCTGTTGTAAAATAACCAATGGGAAATTGAATCATGCTCTTTAGAAACCTATAAGCAAActctaatcaataataattttggCGCAATATATGAGTTATAGATTTTAAGTCAACAGAGTGACATTACTCAAATTAGCTCAAAATTACTAGGTCGATTATAACGCTACATTATAGGTAGCCGAATTCCCGAACAGTAAATATTCAACATTAACATCTAGTAGACAAAGAATTTACTTCCATCTTTGAGTTCTGTATTCTTAACTAATACTCTTTTCCATATGTATATACTCTTGATTACATACTGTTTGACGAAAAGTGAACACTTAGTGTTTAGATTATAAAGTATTCTTTAAGCCTACTAGAAACAAACAATCAAGTACATGGAACAAAATTAACTAGAGTGAACCGCTTAAAAACAACATAAAACATTAAAACTAAAATCAAACAAAAAGTCTGTCACAAGCGTGCTGAAATTCTCACTGATATTTTCTGGTCAAATTTTCACTCTAAAGTTCAATAAGCCTATTATAATAATCTTAGCTCTTATTCTGATTCTTGTTTACATTAAAATCTACACATGTATATGAAAATGCTTTGCAGAACAAAATAATTGACTGCAGTGAAAGGGTTAATCAATCTATTAGGTAGATCATTAATTAATCAGCTGGTACATCATTACTGAAATTAATCTAGCTAATGGGTACTCATATTATACAGTATGAAAATGACCAATCTAATTACTTTAGtgttattaaaaaaattgttttttagtTAGTTTTAAAAAGACATGAAAAGTATTGTCAACAATTAGCATATACTTATCAAGGTTTTTCACAGAAAGATTTATGTAGGTTGTTCATCATTTTTGTTAGGAACTAAAATCAGCCTGGGAAACATCGGAAAGTTAGTGAGTACTTTAAAGCATTTTTGCATTCATTTGTAGCCTCTCAGAAATGTATGATCATTATCCAACATCACAATGAAGTCAAGGAACTATCAATCTTGTCAACAGTATGATACTTTAAAGCCACTGAGCCAGAATATAACTGTTTGAATTTTCAACTTTGGTTGATTCATGTTCTTTATCCAGTAAATTCTTTGACTCaccgtttcatttcagtttccGTTGACGATACAGATAATAGTTTATCCAGACACAATTCTCTAATGAGTGAACTGTCAATAATTGCTAAGGCATTTTATGGAGAGATTTTGATAGTTAGAATGTGGTTTTGACGGAAAACGGACAATAACCAGATCAAAGTTCATCCGTTATATTATACACTTTAGTTAGTGATTAAGGCGTTTCGACATAATAATTGATTGAATtctcttggtattgtttacttaaatcttcctattgatgtttaggactgcaattgatcaatctcttactGGAATATGTGAATattgtgcttattgcctcgatattgtcttcattcacaggcattataaacaaaaatggatggtgacttgcagtggaatccaggactNNNNNNNNNNNNNNNNNNNNNNNNNNNNNNNNNNNNNNNNNNNNNNNNNNNNNNNNNNNNNNNNNNNNNNNNNNNNNNNNNNNNNNNNNNNNNNNNNNNNNNNNNNNNNNNNNNNNNNNNNNNNNNNNNNNNNNNNNNNNNNNNNNNNNNNNNNNNNNNNNNNNNNNNNNNNNNNNNNNNNNNNNNNNNNNNNNNNNNNNAGTTGATGTTCCAGAgcgaacaccaactctgagacgAAGGTGCACCCAgacgacgagtcccaaataggacgaaacgcgagtcctggattccactgcaagtCACCATCCgtctttatttataataattgacTATTTATTTTAACTATTCACTTGGTAAGAAGATTTGAAAGTATACATCACACATCAAAGTATTTATTAGCAATAATATGTATCCAGGACCAAAGAGAATAATATAATCTCTGAGAAGTAGGTCTGTCATACATCACTACAGCCATTAGATAATAATTCTGGATCGTGCAAGGGACTAAAtaatttttacaaaatattcaGTGTCGAACTAAGATTATTCTTACTTTATTTTAGTCAATTTAAATTCCATTATTTTCCAGTTAAGCCTATTGGCCTCAAATTTAAGCACTAATAAAACcacatttcatttgttttaaaccAAATAGGATCAAATGGTGCATGTACATCTTACCGATAATTATCACAAAAAGAACATTGGCTAAATCATAAAATCCTTAAACATGCTTAAATTTAACTGTATTTATCTTCAGTAGGAGATTatacaaagaaatatatataatagtaaTGAAATCATCCTCGTCATAGATTATAGCCAATGTGTTTATTTCATGAATAGAATCACGTATTTTTGCCAGTGACGTCAGACCATGAACTTGGGTCAAATATGTAGGTTATAAtttgttatcattaaaaaaGAGGTTCCTGAGAACTTTCCTCAAATTGGTCGACACATTCTCATCTCACATCAACTTCACTTTCAAAAACGAATACGGTATGTTGTCATTTTCAATGGGTTTGGTTTTAATAAATCTAAGTAGAGCTGTATATCAAGCCACTTATCGTAAACCAACTTCATTCCAATCGATATACTGACTTCATTTTATCACATTCATTCAGAGTAAAAATCCCTCTGGTTTCAAGTCTATTCAGAAAAGCCACGAAGATTACATCAGAATTAGATCAACAAAAGGACTAGAGGCGTATAATCATCATCGTACGATCCAAGTATCTCTCTATGAATATTATTTTGAAGTACTTAGATGGAAcgatttattaaaaaaacaataaaacgaATGAAATATCATGAGTTGGTATCTTAGTTTGACCTTACCACCATCGTAAAAGCAACTAACGCCCTCCGAGatgtttcatttcaaataaaGGATAATATTCCATTCATttcaacaaataattttttgcCAATTGCAATGTTTTCTGTATTGGGGAAATCTTGACGAAGAGCATCTAAACTACACTAGATACCTCTCGAGAATACCGTAGAAATTAAGAAGCTCCAAATTAAAGCAAAAATAGTAGTGTACCCTATCTCAAATGACAATCCAGTCGATACTGCAAATATCAAGGCGGCTTTTCCAGTTATACAGTAAGGGTACTAGCTGAAGTCTTTCAGATGTTGCTCAACTCTATTGCTGTTAACTAACTTGGACCATTTTCCCAAGGTactatatttaattttattcacatCTCATACCATTACCATGCTTACTAATTAAACTCTACTCGTTCATAGTCAAATATCACACTTTTCCCAATCATTACCACTTACAAAAGCATGTCTTAAAAAATCACTTTGACTAGAATGATACGACATTGACTTGACCAGACTTATTCTCTTTATTCCtttgtactttttttaaatttacattaatttgttcatttataACGCTCTGAAGAAACAACTTACACTAAGTCATATTCCACTGCAGGAATAAAACTTATTAGTATTTATtgagaaacaaaataaaacttgaTTTTCAATGGAAAATCGACTGTCTATGCATGAACTTTCAGGGATTTTATACTAGATCACTATAAAAAAGAAAAGCCCACTTGTGAAATGTATTAGGGAAGATAAAGGGAAATTAGCATAAATTAATTCAACTAAAACTTGGCACTTGCGTTCTAACTTAATGATTAATTAAAAATGCATGCAGGAGTGTGAACAATTCGGTGTTAGGTTGGATTTGTTGAAAATACTCTATAACTAGTGGAGTGAACAGTAGATAAAAGGAATTCCTAATTGATTAACTACATCCCTCTATTTTACTAAATTACAATATTTGCGTTTTTTCGTTCTGATCGATTATGGTTTTACAAGAGCCTTCGCAGCACCAATGATATAATTAAGAACAAAATTATTCTGCGGTGAATAATCAGTATATTTACTGtacattttaatattttatgttgtgtttaaacctatcataataatacaatttCATACTGCGTACTTAGAATTTGAGTTCTTGATTGCGTCTTGCTGAAGTTCTCGATTTATCAGGATTAGTACTATTTCGTCAAATTAGTTCAAATTCACATATTGATTGTTCAAGAATCGGTGAGGATAGTATTTCAGTAAAACAGAATTATACGTCAAGAGAATATTAGGAAATAGTTATCTGTAAACTGTTAGATTTTCACACAAAGACGAGAGTTATCAAAAAATACGAAATCACATTTTGTTCAATCCAATGGTAGGGTCGTGAATGGGCGCTACGAAAGccctatactaggacaaaacagcttccCAGTTTACAATGGCTAATTAGCTTAAGTCAGCCTGTGATGTGATAAGCAATCAGGAAAAAGTTCTGAAATGCTTAGGACACGCACCTAACTTCACATCGTTCAGGGTCGCTACCCTCTCTTTAATATGAAACCAGTGGTTGAGATATTTCCCGTGAACTCCTTCCAGTTTTTAATCACCTGAACATGGCCCGATGATAAACGAAACAATACAATATGACCCATGTACTCGTGAGAACGAACAACATAATCGACAACACAACCCCCTGAGAAATTTATTGTATACCAGGTAGTTATGTAAAAGTAGGAGTCATGGATATCCATATGTTTACAAGGTTATTTTTGTTAGTTGCCAAGTCACTCATTGCTTATTACCACTAATCACTACTCTGGACATCTATTTTGTTTGTTGATGACAGAACAAATAGAAAGTGATCACAGCGATTATAACTGAAACGAGTAGCTGACTTTCGAAATAATAGGTAGCACCTACGAATCTGAGATGTAAATCACAACCATACACATCGTCTTAGAAATCGTTAGCCAATAAACTAACTGGAGCACCAAGAACAAAAATCAAGTGTAATTATAACAGTGGCATATTTCCAGAATAATAAACGTGGTTCAAACCTAACACAATTATTTGAcattttatttaacaattaaGTGGTGTGTGCGAATAGACGGAATATATGGAAGAACCATGTAAATGCCAAAGCATACAGTGAGAAAAAAAGTTGACAAGATCTTACTTTGCTTCAAGACCCACGAAAATGCATTTACTTATACTCTTCTATAAGAAGGCTTATTTACAGCTTATATTAGCTCTACTACATATCATTCGGAAAGTGGTTAATCTTAACTGTGGTTTCTCAAGAAATAATAGCCCACCACGTAGTTATCTTACCTGATCATATGAAGCATTTAACGCTAATAGTGGGTGAACATATTAATAAGACACAATCTACAGAAAGTCCAGACAGGAAATCTAAGAATATCGAACGTATAAACCCGTTCTtatgataaaataataatgtagAAAAGGTTTACACTTAAGGTGATCGCCAATATGGAGCTCACGTAGTAAGGCAGACCAAAACCATTGATATCGATGCTAAGACTTATGTTTAACCATCACAATGAATCTTCATAATTTTCTGATTTAATGAATAACACTGGAAGCAATACATGGGATAAACAAATGTATGTGTACCAATTCATTGTCAATACGCTGTACCTGATAAGAATAAATGTTTTTAGCAGACCTCTCAGAAATTTAAAGCCATTTACTGATGTTTTGAGAATATAAAAGGTTATGGTGATAGAAAAGATAAGACATCTTAATTTGAATGGTTTCCCTACTGCGAAGTTTCATCCTGAATAAGATATGGCCAGTTTATCTGAATAAATTGTCTTAAGATTCCCTTGGACGTCTGGAAGAGCTCTATTAAAAACCAATAATATTAGACGTACCTATATGAGTCACAGTTTTTGGTTGTATTAACAATTCATGTGGTATGTTTATATAGTAATTTTTAAGAATAAGTGGATTGCGCAACATATGTCTGGATTGTTTAATTTCGTCAAGGTATCCAAACATTTCGACTTCtcatgaataaatattatttcccGTTGGATACTACAACCAACTAAGCTACAGACTACTCGATCATTATGATTGATACGTTTAACAAATTAACTCAACATCGCACAAGtggaatataaatatttattctttgCTCATTCCAGATCCTCCCAAATAGAAATCCTGCAAACTTTAACGTAGTTCAGTGAAGCACTCAATGATCTCATGAACTGATCCTACGTTTTGATCCACCTTCTGGTCTTTTGACAACAGACTCGTATACTAGAGTATAACCACATTCGGCGAGTGAAGAAATATATGAtcaaaatgaataaagaatCGCTTTATGTACAAATACATTATAAGACAGGGAATTAATTGTTGCTACGGGGATGAGGATGGTAACTGAATTACTTAGTTCGCGAGATCTACAGATAAGTGAACACACAATTGATTTAAACCGTCGAGTAAATGAATGAAAGCTAGTTGTAATTGAGTTGATAATTCATCTATTTAGATCTTTCAAAAGACAAGTACCTATCTATTTGTTAGGATAATATACAGTTTATAGATCATTTTCATATAATAGATCTGATGAGTTAGAGTTAAAACTAAATCAGTTTACACAGTTAAAGACAAGTGATGAGACAAAAGGAATACACATTATGACTAGATTACTGAACTATTACATGATCGCTCGCAGATTACTATCACAGGAAGAATTATTAAATCAGGTCGAGTAGAAAAAAAACAGGTGATTGTAATTCAACTTAAAACTATTATTAAGGGAAAAATCACACTATAAATCGAGAAACACACAAATGAAATCACATTTGCAACGAGTTAGATGGAACCATGATAAACAAAGACATTCACACTTCAATTTGAACACCGGAAATACATTGAATTTGTTAGATAGCTTAGGAGATCAGTTAAAacgaaaaacataaatattgaagATATATATCAGATAAGAGAATTAGTGAGGTAATTTATGTTAGTTATACATTTAAAGCAAAACGTTATGCAActgaaaattaaattaaaaagtaAGCATATCACATTGACATTTCAACCTGGAAATCAAATAAGGAATGAAAAAGAACATAATTCAGAATGACTGAGAGTGAAATCAgtttgaaaaacctgaaaggaTGTAAAGTACTAAGAAAAGTGTACTTAAACTGAATAATATGCCACTGACataaaaatcaaaacaaaataaagcatacagataaataaaaattgCGATTGCAAAAGTATATATAACACAACTAACAACGATGAATAAATACGTAGACAACAGAAAATAACATCTGTTTTAAAGCAGGATAATCAGATTTTTATCGTGAAGACTTTTCAGAAACCGAGTTATTCATTCACCTCTTCATACCTCTTTAATTTACTTAGTTCAAACGGTTTTCCAACTACACGTTCATACAAATCTAAAACATCAGCACAAGTAGACTCAAAATGTGTAGAAGCATCATAGCTTGACGAAATGAAAACCTGAAACAAAGGGAAAAAACACTTGTTTTAGACTACAAATATCCCAACAATGTACAAACGTATGTCTCCAGTTCAGTCAAAGTTTAGCGTAAACGTTTTAAATCTGATGTATTCATCGTCAGGTGTCATTATCGTTTTTGAATTCACCTGAATTTGACGAATAAAACCAGTACTATTCGCGGATTATATTGTTCACTTGCGTTCAAAACGAATATTTTTAGAACTTACATACTAATTTTAAAGTCATTAAAAAGTGGCTTGAATAGAGCAAATATTGTAGGATAACACAAATAACAAAGTTCATTTACATAAAAACTAAACAATATATACAGTCGAGCAACCTCAAAAGAATCATTGGACAATTTGTTGATAATACACAGTAAACAAACCCATTTACAGATACAACGATACAAACAACCAAACTAAAATGATgcttgtaggtatcattaccaagttttgatttgataattttgagcattgggtagattgttataaaaaaatatatgtgtaatattacaaatatattatttatttataaaatgatgCTTGTTTTCCCAAGTTGTAAGAAAACATCTATTCCAAAACCACGGTCAATATAAGTTAATAAGTATTTTGTAAGGACACTTGGAAGTTATAACATGGTTTaaagtattcaaaataattttaaaaactatCTTAAACAATTTACAAGAATAATtgacaaattattttaatttgaaaGTGCGACTTATACCATAGTTTTTGAAGGTGATATAAATAACTGGTTTTCTTTAGACTTCTAATCGATTACACCTACTCATATGGGACAAACATCAATAATTATACAACGATAAGGGGATTAGAGGATACTTATACAGTACACAAGTAATCTAATCACCATACCTTCTAGAATGTTCGTGTTTATTTGTAAAGCATATGAAACTAACAAAATTAATGTGGCTTTTGAATGATAATTTAGCACCAATTTTATAAGTACATAATACCAAAGACTACCGAATTTGACAATTTTGATTCACATCAGATGTTAACGTTTTCGACATGTGCACATCAAGCGTGAATTTTCAATCTGGCTATCAGTCGTAGTCCAGCGAGCAAAACAGAAAATTACTAGCAGGGTATACTATAGCAATAGTTGTGGTTACCTGATTACTTTTGGGGGGTTGTGAAACCTCGAATAACTGAAAGAGATGTATACGAAGTGACATGACAAAAACAGGAACATCTCGCATAAGATGAGCGTAAACATGTGAGATAACTTAGTATCAAAATTATTTCTTATTGCCAGAAAACACGGAAAAATCTTAATTTACGTAAGCAATAACCATACCCGAGATTCACGACCGTCGTCTGTTGGCACAAAAAGATCCTGTACAGAATAAAACACTTGTTCAATAGTTCCAAGAAGTTTTAATCCAGGTTCGAGCTCTTTCTCTGGAGAAGATGTTTCAACGATTGTTGCGACATGTGCCACAAAGAAATTTTCAGGACAGGTATTATGCTGATGAGATACGCATGTGATATAAATATCTAAAAAAATATATCAGTGGAACATGCACACATTGAATGAACTTACCATGTTTTCGATTAACTTCACTTTGAGGAATAATAATTTGGGTTGATAGAGAGTTTTGTACTTCCGCAATCGGATGTGTCAGAATGCAGATAGCACGAACAACCTAAAGGGGATGCAGTCAAAGTAACTTAATTCATAAGTAGTTCATAATTACTTCAAAATTGCATCGATTTGAGGAATATATCTTAAAACTACATTCTTAATGTGACTCATTATGCATGACTTTGTGAGCTACTTCAAGCCACACAGTATCCTAATACATAAAACACGAGTTGAAGAGTACTAGAAAGAAAGTATTGCATGAGCCATAGTAATCTATCACTACTGTCACGCAGCCTTGGTCTTAATGCCGATACAATATGATAGTTTTCAGTATGACTGCATGCTACGAGATATTATACTTTAGATTACAAAACTATGCACTATAAATCCAAACTACTTTAATTATGGAGTATATAACTGCGGAAAAGTATAGGCTGTTACGagttttatttatattctgCTAACCACATATTGATAACAAACAACCGTACGTTAAGCTTTTCATACCAATTTACAAAGGAATTCGTGAGTATACCTCTAGGTGATTGACTTACTTGATCGACTTTTATTACCATAGTGGGCACATAACTTGGATCACAAATAACCATGTTACATTTTGCAATTTTATTATCTGATTTGACTCCAACAACTCTTCCTTTTTCCATCACTAGTTCATCAATCGGTTTATTGAGCATATAAGTCCCACCGTACACAGCGCACAAGCGAGCGAACGCTTGAGGCAATTCCCCCAGTCCATAGAGGGGATAGAGATATGGCGATTTACCGAATCGACAAACGGACTGACTATACAGTTGCACACGACTTATCACCTCGATAGCAGGAACACTTTCTTTGTATGAATCATCTTGGAACAAACATATTGCATGCCCTATAAAATTCTAAATGGGAAAAACATGTACAGTTATTACAGGATAATTCACTaatcaaaatttaaatcattcacTGAAAGCCGTTATCGTCAAAACggttgaaaaaaaaacacgaaCGAGAATTTATATGAAACGTCTGTAAAAGTATACCTACATTAATGATTCACTTGCAAATGAATAATTACTTACTTGGGTTTCTTTATTGATATTAAAACTATTGAAGGCGTGAGAAATAGTATCCTTTTTGATATCCATTGGTGGAGGATAAATATAGTTCCATGTTGACGGGTTATCTACATCAATATTCAACATCCAGACCAACAACTTTCTGAAACGACGCTTCTCGAAAAGGTCCATTAGTTCTGCAAAATTCTGAACATGA
Above is a genomic segment from Schistosoma mansoni strain Puerto Rico chromosome 2, complete genome containing:
- a CDS encoding putative rab GDP-dissociation inhibitor; this translates as MDDEYDVVVLGTGLKECILSSLMSMEGKKVLHIDKNSYYGGDITSVNIDSLFQHFNVETDISKYHRAKDWNVDLISKFLMANGKLVQILVHTGVTRYLEFRSVEGSYVYHSGSVYKVPCNESEALSTKLMDLFEKRRFRKLLVWMLNIDVDNPSTWNYIYPPPMDIKKDTISHAFNSFNINKETQNFIGHAICLFQDDSYKESVPAIEVISRVQLYSQSVCRFGKSPYLYPLYGLGELPQAFARLCAVYGGTYMLNKPIDELVMEKGRVVGVKSDNKIAKCNMVICDPSYVPTMVIKVDQVVRAICILTHPIAEVQNSLSTQIIIPQSEVNRKHDIYITCVSHQHNTCPENFFVAHVATIVETSSPEKELEPGLKLLGTIEQVFYSVQDLFVPTDDGRESRVFISSSYDASTHFESTCADVLDLYERVVGKPFELSKLKRYEEVNE